One region of Streptomyces subrutilus genomic DNA includes:
- a CDS encoding helix-hairpin-helix domain-containing protein: MADPGPPPRADAVSPAGETAGPAPGVARRLALRERVPVWLQARCGVEPRTVAAVGVVLAVAVGIAAQQFWSARPRPVTAPAVTAPAAAPATQAPAGAPTRIVVDIGGKVRDPGVRRLPAGSRVEDALAAAGGVRPGTDTTALNRARVLVDGEQVLVGAPAPPPPNGGGGGGPSPGPLSLGSATVEQLDGLPGVGPVLAQHIVDFRTARGGFRSVEELRQVNGIGERRFADLRTLVRP, from the coding sequence ATGGCGGACCCCGGCCCTCCGCCCCGGGCGGACGCCGTCTCCCCGGCCGGGGAGACGGCCGGGCCGGCGCCCGGGGTCGCGCGGAGGCTTGCGCTGCGGGAGCGGGTGCCGGTGTGGTTGCAGGCTCGCTGCGGGGTGGAGCCGCGTACGGTGGCCGCCGTCGGGGTGGTGCTGGCCGTCGCGGTCGGGATCGCCGCGCAGCAGTTCTGGTCCGCCCGGCCCCGGCCGGTCACCGCGCCCGCGGTGACCGCCCCGGCCGCGGCGCCTGCGACTCAGGCCCCGGCCGGAGCCCCCACGCGGATCGTCGTCGACATCGGCGGCAAGGTCCGGGACCCGGGCGTGCGCCGGCTGCCCGCCGGTTCGCGGGTCGAGGACGCGCTGGCCGCGGCAGGAGGGGTAAGGCCCGGCACGGACACCACCGCGCTGAACCGGGCCCGGGTCCTGGTGGACGGTGAGCAGGTACTGGTGGGAGCCCCCGCCCCGCCTCCCCCGAACGGCGGCGGCGGGGGCGGGCCGAGCCCGGGCCCGCTCAGCCTCGGTTCGGCCACCGTCGAGCAGCTGGACGGGCTGCCGGGCGTCGGCCCGGTGCTGGCGCAGCACATCGTGGACTTCCGCACCGCCCGCGGCGGCTTCCGCTCCGTGGAGGAGCTCCGCCAGGTCAACGGCATCGGCGAGCGGCGCTTCGCCGACCTGCGCACGCTGGTGCGGCCGTGA